In Acanthopagrus latus isolate v.2019 chromosome 23, fAcaLat1.1, whole genome shotgun sequence, the genomic window GCGACATGAACCCTGGGTGTTACTGAACTGCTAACAGGTGTCAaaagctgatttgtttttccattttattgatATGCTTACTTTAAATTTGAATGCACATCAGCAGAGCGATTTGACTGTATTAAACCCTGCTGCTTTTTTACAAGAAGGGACAATAACTGAGAAACTTTTAAGTACTGTGTCAGAAGAGGAAGTTTGACTGTAGCATGTAgtataaagtttaaaaaaaaaggttagcgAGATTGTTAAACATTCTGCAATGTTGAAAGTTAAACTCCAGATTAGTTAGCTATTGAATGAGATTTTGCACTAATGTTGGTATCATTTAAACAAATCGTTGGTATTGTCTTATTGATCATTGCTGCAGGAGATGGTAAGAGTGGGCGAGAGATGGTGTAACAGGTGAGGTTTCCATTTTGGAATTAAGATATGAAGCatgtaataatgatgatgatttgggTGTTTCCTTTTCTACATATGAGGATATATGAATCATTCCAGTTGATTTGATATCATGTACTGAGCTCTGAACCGGATGTGATGTATTGTTGGTTTACTGTGTGATCCCGTCGATgtcaaatgtgtgatttaacCTCACAGAGCTCCTGTGACTCTAGGTTCTTTAAAGGCGCTCAAGTGAATATTTATCAGATTCACATTTCAAACTGACCACTACTGATTCAATGAATTCATCCTAACCAGTGAGTTAAGCTACTGTGACTAAGTCACTCTATGAAATTTTATCAGTCACTATGACAgctttttatgtaaaatatttttacGGGCTGTATCATGGCCTGCACGTCATAAACTGGGTGACTAAATGTGTTGATGCTGATTGCTTGGTTTTCTTGTTTGCTGAttttttgctggtttcagcCGGGTGTTTGAAAtaacttttgaaaatgtgataaCTTTGTGCCACTTTAATTTCCCCGGAACCCTCCTGTCATGGTTCAGATACATAATACTTACATAATTAGTGTAATTCTGAGGGTTTCGGTAGATATGAtacatcagctgcagctccgtGTCTGACTGAAAACACTCCTTTAAACTCATACAAGGATCCTGTAGAGAAGAGTTTCATGCTCAGAAAATTAGCTTTTAATGAATCACTGATGCTAACTGTGAGATTGGCCATGTCGTTCAGCCATttacagatgaaaagaaaaaagtgttttgcttCTATTCGTTGTAATAAAACTTTTTGGACATCATCTCACTCCATTGTCATTCTTAAGCCTGCTGGGTTACAATCATGCATTTTCAGTCTGCCACAGTGTCCTTCTCAATCAGACCACTAGGAGTCGCCAACAACTCGTGCTGAAAAAAATAGAATTCAGCATGTGGCTCTTGAAACTTGAATTTATAAACGTGTCAATGTCTCTTTTTAATCTTACTCAATAGCCTCAGTATTGATTATCTGTAGGAATATTGTCCAGCGTGAACTTTTTTAACAAGTGATAACGGATAAGAAGATCgtttttttaggttttatgtaggtttgttttggtctttgatctcagaggacagagaagacacagtgacacagtgtgcAGTGTTCACAACATCCTGCAGAGATCACGCTCCAGTCCACAGACTGCTCATATTTTctagacacaaacagcagctatAAGGTGGGAAAAGTACTCTTGATTGCTTTTTATCAGGCACAACTGCAAACCTTGCTTTCTTGGCCTGAATGATTTTCTATTCAGCAGTAATGGTTATGGTTATGGTTTAAGCtgcttcagtttattttcttagCAACTGATGGCACAGCTTGGATTGAAACTGCTGCCTTGCAACAGGGTAATTCAGGCAGAGCCTGGTTTGAGGTACCTTAACGTTTATTAAATAAACATGGGAACAATCTTCTGTGTCTGTTGCAGTCCAAagcatttctgctttttatgaaaaaaggGATTTACTGGAAACTGTGGAAAACAGCTCCACAGACTGGTCCTTGATGTTCAGTAGTGAAAGAATTACTCAGATCTTGTAGTAATAACGTAATACGTTGCCACGTGTTTCAAGCTTTGCTCAAGTGGCGTGACATGCCATATTTATCTcatctttcttttattctttttgccTTCATATTGCTAATTTTGTCTCATCCCTCTGACCATCTAGCAGCTCCAGAGGTTCACGCAGCTTCACTGAGGCTGACATGCCTTCATCCCAGACTAGCTCTCAGTAGTGAGTGAGCAAACAGGGGCTTCAGGGTTATACTGCTTCCAGACCTTTACCCACCTCTCTGATGCATTCAGAAATTCAAGCATAGATCATTTGAATAGGAAAGTATTGAAATTAGTGAATGATGTGAAACAAATTCTGACTGATTTTCAGGCTTTGACACCACACGTTGGCCATCAAAATCACCTTTTTTTACATAGCAACACTCTCTGTCGACCAGAGTTCATACTGCGCTTCCTCTTTCAgtctcacacacaggcagcttCCATCAGATCTGTAaatcataaaatgttttatttgttctttcaAGGCTGAGTAGAAGTAACAATGTGGATCACCACCACAGTGGCTCGTCCACAAAAGAGAGTGTCCTTCGttgtgacagaaataaacagaatttaaTGTCGAACAAATTCAGgcagtgacactgacagagagacgAGATGCACAGAGACTCAGTGGAACAGACGTAATAGAAAatgacatacagtacagtacataaCTGAGCAAAACCCGAATAAActacaaacaacatttctgtgacAATGATCACTATTGGCACCAACCATGAAGTCATGTAGTTCACCATCACGCGGACTACGCtcaataaatcacacacagacacatgtttcttttcctctaaTTATAGAAAAACAGATTTAGAAATAGGTTCATATTCATGGCTCCAGATGCTTTCAAAACAGGAGCCGTCAAACTTGAGAGAAACCTGACAGTTTTGATTTTTCTGAAGTGCAAGTTTCGACTCCACTACCCAAGAAAATATAGATCTTGATCTGTGGACACACGCTAATCTAACGAAAAGAATCATCcaataaattattcaaataaatacCCACAAACAAGACAGTGTGAAAACAAGGATATGCATTTTTTACggcaaaatacattttctttatgattttgtcCATACTTGGTTGAATGTGATCTGCCTTCTTTCGTCCTGATCTCCCGTCATGCTTTTTTCTAAGTGACTCCAGCCTTCGGTTCCCCTTTCCATTTCAAAATAGGACTTcctctttttgtcatttctttcaaACTCGGGACCAAAAACCCAAAAGGGTCTCTCAAGGGTCATGAGACATCCGGTCCGTGGCTGCAAACACAGAATGATGTAATATACTTTTAGACTGTATAGATTTGaagttgtttgatttgattcaatCAGATTTTAATGCAAAACCAGCTGCGATTTGCAACTCAAAGGATTGTCGACCTGCCCTTTAAACTTTCTTTCACTcaccaaaacaatcatttaaatctttttgatttccttttccCAAAACTACCTACTTCTATGTCCATTACTCCACTGTTGAATTCAAAGTTTTCTCTCCAAAGATGCAACATGATAACGTCTGACCCACACTTGCACTCAACATGTGATGCTGGAACTTTTGGTGAAGTAAACAAGTGCACAACAGCTGCAAAGAAGGGAAGTAAAACTGAATTCAGCCTTTTGTCCTATGCTGCTCTCTTCCTTGGACATCATGACTCTCAGCTGTCATGCCTCGCTGTGCAGAGCTGCACCACGGTTACGTTTCCGCTTTCACGTCTTACACAGCTGAAATGAGACCTACAAGCTTTTCCTGGTCACGTCATCCTCCCACCTCAAATATGACTTCCATCACTgcttttgtgacaaaaacatgaaggaaaaataaaataaaacaaatgtgtcctctcaaaacaatgagaaaaaatGGTCAGTTTTATATACACAGCAAATTCGTCAGCGTAGCAGACACTCAGGTTTAAACAGAgtccaacagctctgtgagTGGACAAACTGTCAACTTTAACTGAACTGTTCACACTTTATAACTCTGGAAACTTTGCTGTGCaggtaaaacatgttttgttttgttttgtttttttctttaaaaaaatgatttgagcACAGAATGTAAAtggcacccccccccccccaccccacccagcaccagcaccagcaccagcaccagaaccagcaccagcaccaggcCCCGGAGCTCGGGCCTACGAGCTGATGATCTGCCCAGACCAGGTCTCGTGTTTCGTCCCTGGGTTGAGATGTGTGATCTTCACCTCCACCGCCTGCACCTTCAGGTTCTTAGGCGGGACCCGGCTCACTTTGTACGTGACCTCATCGCCCTCGACCGGGACGTACTCCCCCTCGATGCTGAAACGGAGAGAAATGTAGATGAGGGTGAGGCACGAGTGAAAGTAGGTTTAGCTTCGAACTGTCTTGTTGTTTAGATGCACGGAAGGTTACAGTGTTGCAGAGTTatttaagttgttttgtttaagaTGTGATTTCTGCTAATGATTTATAACTAATTACTATTTAAAATTCTTCCAAACTGCACAACTGGTAAAAAGCCCCAACAAAGTAATGTTCTTCCTTTTTCGTATCGTTGTATTTCATTAAATAAGAAGACAACGGTCTGCGGACTCAGGAATTTCACTGATTTGCTTTTGCTGCAGCTGTAGTAACATCTGACATACTGCTTGCCCTGCAAAAAAAGTGAGAATTAAGCATAGGAAGAGGGGTTGCTGTACTCTTTGTGCATGTTATTGCAGGTGTTACAGCGTCCTGAGAGAGTTGGGTAAAATAACTTTCCACGCGTAAACAATATTGTTTGCTGAGCTCTCACAGCCCTGAGAGTTGACTCTGCAGATCTGCAAGCCTTTGTCACTACTTCGGATTATGCACAGGAAGTTGGTCTGCTGTGCTTCTTATATTGTGTAAAGTGTTACAGTCACTCACTCTGAGATGTGAACAAAGATGTCTTCGCCGCCGTGGGAGGGCCGGATGAAGCCGTGACCTTGTGACCTGGAGAAGTTCTTACACACTCCCTTAAACACTGGACCTGAGTGAGCACGTACCGTACTGCaggcaaagagacaaaacaagggAATTTATTGTGTTATCCATAAAATCACTAAAATCACTAACTGCTGCGTTGTTTCAATACCAAGATTTGAAAGGAGcattttggaaatattttgtcttttatgtgATGCAGGGTCAGGGCCTCTTGACAAGACAAGGAAATGGATGTGTGAGGACCAGCTGACTCACAGTACAAACAGTAAACTATTCAACCTTTCTTCAGCGGCAGCCACAGTCTGCAAACCGGCCATGATACAGCATCTTGTCAGATTAACATCTGTTGCTACGTTGGCTTGGTTTATCACAAACTGAAGCGGAGGAACTTTTCAAATCCTTTACAAAAGCATCAAAAGTAAACATACTCACTATGTAGAAAAAGGCTCCTGCCAGTCTTGTGTAATTATGTATTTCATCATTGGatgatattgttattattggGAACAAGAAGAAATTGACTATAACTTCTTTACACACTTTGTAAAATGCAACACATCTTACAAACTCATCATAAGTTTTGTATAGAAAACCTGCAAAGTGACTGCAGAAGTCCAATAAAAAGGTAGCACTTACTAAGACAGCAGTCTCTAGAGAGGTTTACAGGTCTTAATTAGTGGCTTTATTAATGATAATCACATGGGTGTCACAATTCTCAGAATCCATGATTCATTTTGACTTTCAATTTCAAGGTCACTTAACAGATTTTCCTCCACGAGTAAACCCTCTTcataaagaaatcaataaaggatctctgaaacaAGTTCCTTTCTCACCAGTCCCTGCATTTGAATTCAGTAGTCAAAACTGAAGGCTCATATAAATCAGTTTTTAATCAGGACACCCCGAGATGATATATCATCACTTAAAGATGTACAGATCAGATTTTAATTTTCCTGCTAAAGGGATTTTCCACAACCTGGCACAAAATGTTCTTATTATCAGCAAAGTATTTACCTCTAAAACTTTAGCCAATTATTTCTACATAGCAAAATGTCTAACTCCCGGTGAAGGGCCTGCACTCTGCTTACACTGAGCCCAAACACAGCAATAAATCCTGGTCTACAGGTGGTCCGGATCTGGTGGCCAGAACACCCCATGACATAGCTACGCTGCAGCCAACTATATGGATAAAGGGCCTGTGTCATGGGCACCCGCGTTCTGGCTTCCACATCTCGACCATCTGTGCAATGTAAGCCATTGCTTGAGCTGAGAGTAATTCAAAGGTGTGGCCCGTCACTGGGCCAGGCCAATTTTGCTAAAAATAGCCTTTAGTTAAAGCTTATAGATTTTTATACTGGCTGCTTTATTGTGAAAGTGGTAGCAATCCGTGTAGTGGTTTTATTGGGGAAGTTTCAAgtataatgaaatgaaaacctaGTTACTATTTCACAGTAATCAGGTGAATGTCTACTTTTCACTACGTTATGATATCTGACAAACTAATCACACTTACGCTGAGTAGGTGCGGGTGCGTTTGGTTGGTAACGGGCTGGGCAGATCCCTCGGCAGCGGCtgctccttcccttcctcccatACCCGGCTCCTCTCCCTCAGGAAGGGGAAGGACAGGGTGAGAGAGGTGTTGGGGGAGCGCAGCGGCGTCCCAGTGGGCGACGTGAGGCTGGGGTCTGCCATGTCAGACgtgacaaggaggaggaggaggatgggggaggATGGGGGAGGATGGCGTGGGTGCAGTgttggatgctgctgctgttgctcctcGAGGCGCAGGCTGCTGATGGGCTGCTGACACCGCTGTCTGTCCGCTCGCGTCTCCGTGGGTCCGTCTGCTCGGAGAGGCCTTCCTCAGCGCGGGACACGGGCTCAGCGGATGTATCCAGGTCAGCACTGTCACTTCAAGTCTGTCAGGAGGGCGagctgtgaggagagagaaTGGAGGAAGATCAGAGAGTTGTCATGTGGCTTTAGACCTgatggtggagaggagggatgagaCGGGTCATCCAGCCAAGAATATTCAAGTCAGAAACCACAAAGAATTTAAGgaccttttctgtgttttttttctttgtatctaGGAATACACTGTTCGATCATTATATTCAAAATTGATGTTGTGGGATAAAACACATGTCGGGGTGACCCACTAACCCCTCAGTCAGGCATCATATCCTTTGGATGGACATTGTCGAAAAGTCCGAGACATTGTGACTTTTCTCTGCATAATGTGGGTCTACAAACAGTGGATCTTACGCATCCCCTACTGCATCTCCGCTCTCTCGGTAAACTCCACACATCCCTGGTGTCCACCTGAGATACATCAGGATCACACCACCATGATTATTTCCTCAGCCTGTAATCTGATCTTGgggtgtaaaattggtggagttaccctttaaaacacagccctcaatttcattttcttttcccaccATGGAGCTCTTGGATGATTCCCTTCCgctcagctggctgcagtcCACATTCCTCTGCGATCCCACATGATTATTCTCCTGCACGGTTTATCTCTGAGGCTGCCCAAGGTATAGTATTAATAAATGTGGAGATTAATTTTTCATTATCTGCTTGACTTGCTTCCGAACCCTGCAGTGTATCACAGGGTAGTCAGGGCACTGTGATCATACCGTGTACAGTCTATATTCAATGTGTATCCGAGTTACAGTTCTCTCAAGTGTTTGACTGTGTTGTAGTTATTAAATTATCAATCAGTCTACCTGTGTCACTCATCACTCACTGTTACTAAAATCCACATGTC contains:
- the csdc2b gene encoding cold shock domain-containing protein C2, whose product is MADPSLTSPTGTPLRSPNTSLTLSFPFLRERSRVWEEGKEQPLPRDLPSPLPTKRTRTYSATVRAHSGPVFKGVCKNFSRSQGHGFIRPSHGGEDIFVHISDIEGEYVPVEGDEVTYKVSRVPPKNLKVQAVEVKITHLNPGTKHETWSGQIISS